The Solanum pennellii chromosome 7, SPENNV200 DNA segment TCTAGGTTTTGCAATAGCAACTCGTAGTTTGATTACCTCAAACTGTTAAAGAAATAACCAACTCTTTTGAATCAATGTTGAACTGACTCATGATGGTCCTTCTCGCAGCAACAACATACCTACCGTAAACCCCACAAGTAGAAtttggggagggtagagtgtacatagactaACCCTTACCTCATAGAGATAGAGAGATTTCCGATAAACCCTCAACTTAAATAAAGCATGccaaatagtttgaaaaaaggGGATACAGATATGGGAGCAATAACAGCAATGAAATAATACGAAATGGAGAGCATTTAGCATTACACAACAAACTGGAGAAAGAACAGTAATGACAATGAAATAATATTGGGCACCAAAAACACCAGTGATAGCCGAAATCGAAGAATAACAAGTTATAAGAATAGTGCTTATACTGCTGGTAAGAAGGAAGGTTCAAGTATGACCATCAAGCCTATCCCACGGGGAAGCGAGAGAACGCTGAACTACCAACTAACCTTCTACCTTAATCCACGACCTCCATGCTCTCCTATCTAATGTCCTGCTCGCAGATAattgaaaatgatttatatcccaaaaactcatatatatatataatggtaCCTTTAGCGTACACCAGCAAAGTTGTACTTCTCAAACATGGTTTCTACCTGTAATTCAGGTAAATCCGAGTATAAGTTAAGAATCAAAGAAGCAGTACAAAGAGGGAATGCATTTttcgaaaaagaaaaacattaacaCAAACCATATTTTCACGATTTTGAGATGGATTGAGAGGCGGATTTATCAGCTGAATTTTGCATTCTGTAGGATCTATAAACAACAGCAGAACGAAAGGAAAGCTGTATCAGTTAATCATGAACTTCTCATATAATAagcatttcaaaaaaaaaaaatctcaagaagtAGCTATAACATCTAGTTTAGCAAGCAACTGTTGAACTAATAAAGTTTCAACCAGGATTTTCTTTCTCTAAGAAGAGCTTCCTAGTTTTCGATAAATGCAAGAGAACCCTCACATTTTCATTGTAGGGTAAGAATAAAGTGAGAGATGTTCACCTTCAAGTTTTGTTCCATTAGGGACTCTTCATATCGTAGCATTGGCATCCCCACAACACAAGGGAATACAGATGTGGGAAAATTCTTACACGAAAAGCTACACTTGACATACTGCATTAGTTCATCAAAACATTGAGAATCGACACAATATTTACTGTTGCAATAGGTAGAATCATTAGTTATGTTTAAGCAAATAGTCTGTATAAAACAGTTTCTTACTTCATAAAACTGAAAAACAGGTTCCACTAGGAAAGGAATAGCATCGTGATTGAGCCGTTACTCATTAGAATGATGGACTTCATGACCAGAATggagaaaaagaataagaaaaaatgtaatAAGTTATGAATAATACTATCCATTGGGTTTCCCCAGTTTTATACATATCAAATATGGATCGCGTCAAATAGTTATTTATCCATTTCACCTGATTCATTTCAACCAGTTCATATTCGATTTGTCACCCCTAATTGCAGCTAATAAGCTAGGACCAATAAAGAGTTGCAGCTCAACACATGGAGACTAACAAGACGAGTAAAGTTCTCATGTTCTATAAAAAGGTACTAGGCATGGAAATGCTATACCTAAAAGGGTTTAAGTTACGCAAACTAAAATAAGAAACTATTATCCCATCAGAGAAACTATTTTAAGCTTGTCGAACTACAACAattgatttatatatttgtgCACAACTAATAACTCGATGCTATCACCGAGCTATTTGTACATCTTTTCAACTACATAGAATCATTCTGTAGCCTCTGTTGATTAGCTAAAAGGGTTCCGGTTTCTCAATAACCAGAGAGCAAAATTGTATCTGGATGGGAAAACCTAACTCTTTTTTACACAAGCTTACAGCCTAGCTACATGGttataattcattattttggTCAAATAGCTTTAAACCCCAGCTCACATCCTCACAGTGCCTCACATGAGGAACAATTTTGCTCGTGTCAGTTCCCGCTTTCTTTTTACAATCATAGTAAGGTGGGGCATGGAAACATGGCTCCAGTGATACAGCTCGAACACAAGGTGGATTATGGGCTGTTCTGTTCTCAGGCTTGTATAGGATCCAGGGCTTCAAACCTCCAAGACCATGAGCTACATATCCAAAAGTCGACCATGCACTTGTAACCAATTTGTCTGTTAAACTCAGTAGATACATTTCTGCCAACGCCTTCCTTTCATGCCAGAGCTTCTCAGTTTGTTGATGTTCCTCCTGACTCGGCTGGTGAACGCCAACGATCTCTCCTGTCACGGTGGGATGCTCCCAGTACATGTTTCGGAACTCTTCAAAGTATCCAAGGCTTAGAGAAGTGATCAGGACGGCTATGGTTTTCTGCTTCCTGGATGGATTGAGTATAGGCTCCTCCCGATTAATTTGTGGCAGCAGATTCTCATTCATCAAACAAGCGGTAATCTGATCCACAACATACTTAAAAGGACCAACACCTGTATCAAAGACTCGAATTTGAATGCCTAGTTTTTCATCTCCTTGGGCTAAATAAGCTTGATAGTACCTCATAACAAGCCCCCATACAGAATTAGTGGGATGGAACAGGTATCTACTCAGAAAGTGGAAAATAGTTTCTTTTTCCGGAAAAAGATTACTTAGCTCTTGCTCGAACGCTGGCATCAAAAAAAGATAAGGCACAAAATAGTTATCTGTCCTCATGAATAGCCAAGGGATTTTGTGTAGAATACTTTGGTCCTGGTcacagaaaaataatttatcttgatCATCGTAGTCGTGAGCTAAATGAAGGTAGATGAAGGGAGGTAGTATTGAACCAGTTGAATTGCCTACGATATCTTGTTTCACCATATAACCATAGCAATGAGGAGATTCCTGATTAAACATACTAAACTGGTCGATTATAGGAAAATCTGGTGGAAGCAACCAGGAAACTCCGGGAAAAGGTTCACAGAACAGATCAGGCATATTAACTCCGGGATCAACAAGTAAGACTCGATTTGTAAGCAGAGCATAAAGGAAAGCAGAAGCTAAGGTTAGCATCCTATTTCCTAAACCACTATACGAAATCCAAACCAAGTAACTGCAATCTGCAGAATCTCTGTATTGGCCAGACTTAATAAGTTCAACACTTCTATTGTATAATACTGTATGAGGTCCACATTGCTTATGAAGAGCCTCATAGTTTCGTAACTTTGAGATGAGATAAGAAGAAGGCTTCTGGCGTAATTCTTTATGATATAAGACTGACTCTTGTCTACTTAGACAAGATCTTTCATCAAATCCAGAAGGAAGAAGGCCACCAAGTAGTTTATCTTTCTGCGCGGTGATTGACAGATGACTAACATCTTCAGTGGCTGGAAAAGcgaaaaaaagaagtaaa contains these protein-coding regions:
- the LOC107025213 gene encoding galactoside 2-alpha-L-fucosyltransferase-like: MKRLKRSWSDHRQAVWSLDRPISTSKWSLNPVKLIGFFIVGLMVFTAASIILKDLPSHTRLRLLTDPDATEDVSHLSITAQKDKLLGGLLPSGFDERSCLSRQESVLYHKELRQKPSSYLISKLRNYEALHKQCGPHTVLYNRSVELIKSGQYRDSADCSYLVWISYSGLGNRMLTLASAFLYALLTNRVLLVDPGVNMPDLFCEPFPGVSWLLPPDFPIIDQFSMFNQESPHCYGYMVKQDIVGNSTGSILPPFIYLHLAHDYDDQDKLFFCDQDQSILHKIPWLFMRTDNYFVPYLFLMPAFEQELSNLFPEKETIFHFLSRYLFHPTNSVWGLVMRYYQAYLAQGDEKLGIQIRVFDTGVGPFKYVVDQITACLMNENLLPQINREEPILNPSRKQKTIAVLITSLSLGYFEEFRNMYWEHPTVTGEIVGVHQPSQEEHQQTEKLWHERKALAEMYLLSLTDKLVTSAWSTFGYVAHGLGGLKPWILYKPENRTAHNPPCVRAVSLEPCFHAPPYYDCKKKAGTDTSKIVPHVRHCEDVSWGLKLFDQNNEL